The Podarcis muralis chromosome 16, rPodMur119.hap1.1, whole genome shotgun sequence genomic interval ccgagggagccggtgtttgtcctcagATAGTTttcccgggtcacgtggccagcatgactaagccacgtctggtgaaaccagagcagcgcatggaaacgccgtttaccttcccaccggagcggtacctatttatccacttctactttgtgctttcgaactgctaggttggcaagagctgaggcagagcaatgggagctcaccccgtcgtggggattcgaaccgccaaccttccaatcggcaagcactaggctcagtggtttagaccacagcgccacccgcatcccgtgcgtgcgtgtgtgcatatctatatatatacatacatacacatatgtacatgcatatgtatatgtatatgtatatatacacacagctaCACATACCCACTACCCACAAACATCCAAAAGTCCTGCTGAAAATCTGTCAGGATTTCAGTGTGCATTTCCCTGTACACActtttggaaaataataaatgGGTCAGCTTACAGCTATCACACTCCCAGGGAGATTAAGTGGCTTGGGAACACATGGAGAAATAGTGCTGtgatgtaaaccactgagcctcttttgcctgcagatcagaaggttggcggtttgaatccccgcgacagggtgagctcccgttgctcggtccctactcctgccaacttagcagttcgaaagcacaccagtgcaagtagatcaatagctaccactgctgtgggaaggtaaacggtgtttccgtgcgctctggtttccatcacagtgttcctttgtgccagaagcggtttagtcctgctggccacatgacctggaaagctgtctgtggacaaacgttagctccctcggcttgaaagcgagatgagtgccacaaccccatagtcgcctttgactggactaaaccatccaggggtcctttaccttacctttttacctctctCTTTTCAGCTCACCATCATATTCAAGAACATGAAGGAGTGCATAGACCAGAAAGTCTACCAGGCGGAGATTGATAACCTGCCGGCGGCTTTTGAGGACGGATCCACGAACGGGGGCGAGAAACCCGGAGGGAAAAGCCTGAGCATCCACGAGCGCACGCCCGGGCAGCACGTGGAGATCCTTGCCACGTACATCGGCACCACCATTGCCGTGCGCCAGTCAGGGAGGCAGCTCTCTTTTTCCATCCGGGCGGCCGAGGACGTGGTGCGCTCCTTCACAGAGGAGCAGGACCTCCAGCTGTGTGTGGGAGGCTGCCCTCCCAGCCAGCGCATCTCCCAGACCGAGTGCTGCTGCAGCAACGGAGCCATCCCTGCGCAGAAGGCCCAGCTCCTGTGCAAGGAGAAGCTGCCGGTGGAGGACGTCTACTTCCAGTCGTGCGTCTTTGACGTGGTGACATCGGGAGACGTCAACTTTACGCTGGCTGCGCACGCTGCCTTGGAGGACGCCAAAGTCTTCCATCCGGACGCCAAGAAGCACCACCTCTTCCAAAGCGATGCAGCTTGCGTGTCCCATTGCTCGGCCTTCCTCCTCACCATCATGTTGGTCTTTTCAGCGTTGCAGCTACACTTCTGAAGGTTTCTGGGGACTGGTGGAAAGTTGTATGGTGCTAATTTGAGAGGATAGcggatgggaagaagaagaagaagagtttggatttgatatcccgctttatcactacccgaaggagtcttagagcggctaacattctcctttcccttcctcccccacaacaaacactctgtgaggtgagtggggctgagagacttcagagaagtgtgactggcccaaggtcacccagcaactgcatgtggaggagcggagacgcaaacccggttccccagattacgaggctaccgctgttaaccactacaccacactggctcccagagtGGGGTTGATTCCCCCAGAAGCATAGCCTTCAGCAAACATGGGACAGGGCAAACTGTAAAGCTGTAAGAATCTGGGATGGGTGGAGATTATGTTTAGAAGCAGGGCACCCTGACCTTCAAAGCTTTATTAGGGAGAGGAAAAGCTGAGAGCAGAAACGGACAAATCTGTTGATTTTGACCTCTCCGCTCCTCATTTctcaaatcttaaattcagcgtGCCACACTTCcacatcattttttatttatttaacaaatccTCATGAAGATTCATCAGCGTTTGGgtgagaatttctcctaatatgcacatttttttttttgcaagcaattaatAGAAATGCATTCTTGTACACTATTTTACCAAAGTATGCACACTTTTTATCCTAGCAGATGCGTATTTGTACACTTTTTCTTTGTTAGACAGCTGCgtcgcaaaatttggagaagtatggGTTTCAAATGACATCTGTGCTTCAGTTGGCGTATCGTTTTAGGAAACGGTCCTACAAGTGGCGAATATAGGATGGAAAAGAGAATTATGTCTGCTTACACTCTTATTGTGTGTGCCCCACGTTCTGCCTGACACCCTGTTAAGCTCGCCTGCTTGTCTCAGGTACAATGAAGGACAAGGCACCATCGCTAGCGTTGAAGGGAGAGTCAACTGCCAATCCAATAGCCTTCTCTACATGAACCAGATGGGGGACACcatcttgtggttttttttgcaggggataggactagaccagtgtttcccaaccggtgttccgcggcacactagtgtgcctcgagacgttgcctggtgtgccgcgggaaaaattaaaaaattcgaaagatatccggagaggcggccttcaggcgagttttaattttaattttccttctcccacttaatgccccacgctcgccccagcagcttgcagtcctcggtaaccacggcaacccgagggaggggagggaacagggaagtcgaggggggcggcgagccgcgatgacgtcagtgggccgcgccgcctcgccctggcacggtgtgagagccccggctagtggcgcgagcttcagaataagtgggatccgcgtgcgcgagaccgagatcgcgggtaaggagctcagccctgggcaggaggaagcggggccgcgcgtgcgggccacatccccacagagagcgagcctcccccggcccactactccgggcaggtccactcgcatgagggggcggcgatggcgacggccggcagcttgcctgcaatgccatccctcgagcaggcgaggagcccggaggctaccagatgcgagtcctctttcccaccctgctcgggagtccagagcacttggtcgcattcaggatctagagtggggaagcggggcttgtgtctgggctggacacattgggctgcctgtgccgctcgacctgtggggagaaatcagggtgggagtcacgaccgtgaggcagggctgccaagtgtggcagaagaggacacggccgtcgcacctgtccttaggtaggagcttcttccgtgtcgacctgctgccctaaagtcttggcttttttcttggctttttggcggttggcacagaaggaaggcaagggggaggggaaaaaattgaaacttacactttcgtgcgtccctcccggcgtgacgctgcgcgctgacgtcacggggctgtaatggtggtgtgcctcgagatttttttcatgaaacaagtgtgcctttgcccaaaaaaggttgggaaacactggactagacaaCCTTTCGggtgccttccagctctacaattctataattctcctccccccaggcagCTAAATGGCTTCGGTAGTCctgaataaataaatctcaatgtAGCATGCCCAGGAGAACATTCCTTTCTGGAATGAGCCCTGACATCATGGCCTGTTGACTCAGGGCAAGCCTACTGATATGAGGGAGACTACTATaatactaagggacgcgggtggcattgtggtctaaaccacagagcctagggcttgctgatcggaaggtcggcggtttgaatccccgcaacggggtgagctcccgttgctctgtcccagctcctgcccacctagcagttcgaaagcacgtcaagtgcaagtagataaataggtaccgctccggtgggaaggtaaacggcgtttctgtgcgctgctctggttcaccacaagcggcttagtcatgctggccacatgacctggaagctgtacgccagctcccttggccaataaagcaagatgagcactgcaaccccagattcgtccacgactggacctaatggacaggggtccctttaccgttacctttactcTAATACTAAgggatgctggtggtgctgtggtctaaaccacagagcctagggcttgccgatcggaaggttggcggttcgaatccccgcgatggggtgagctcctgttgttcggtcccagctcctacccacctagcagttcgaaatcacgtcaagtgcaagtagataaataggtaccgctctggcagaaaggcaaatggtgtttccgtgcactgctctggttcgccagaagcgacttagtcatgctggccacatgacccggaagctgtctgctccctcggcctatagagcgagatgagtgcggaaccccagagtcgtccgtgactggacctaacagtcagaggtaactttacctttactctaATACTGGTGATGTGTGCATTGCAACCTTAGGCTCGTATAACTTGTGCTAATCAAAACCTATTGGATCTGATCGGGGAGGGACTTTGGGAAATTATTAAGGAATGTAaataagaagggggggaaatgattaaTATATTAAAGCTGAAGACTTTAAGAGAGGTTGCATTTGTCCGCGGAGACTGTGAATGTGATctgctaatgcagtgtttcccaaccttgtgcctccagctgtttttggcctacaattcccatcatcccttgccactggtcttgctagtcagggatgatgggagttgtaggccaaaaacatctggaggcacaaggttgggaaacactgtgctaattGGTATCAGTTATTGATGGTGCATGGAAGCATCATTCCACACCATATCACCTGGTACCATGTGCTCTCGCGACTCAGAttttcttcaattttttttaatgtgtggatACCTATGAGAAAacctcaaatttatttttaaagatttttttggtCCATTATTGACCATATCACATGTATTGGAAACAAAATAGCTTTGACCATATCATTGCAGAAGTGTTTTACACAATAAAATGAGTAAGGGCTCTAagatgtattttgtttttattaaataatcaataaaacTTACTTTTTAAACTATATTAGATGACATTGTAACACAAGAGGGTACACTTTTAACTATTcagatgtgtgagttatttcagtCTCAAAGAGACCTTAAACCTgtacaaataatacattttttttgtaaaaaaaaattcttcaaaaacaatttattttatAACCACAAAAAAACACCCTCCTTATCTTTAAAACATAACAAGTACATGGTTAGCCCATTCTACAAAAAAAGTATGAATCATGTGCTAGTTGTGGCTTGTGCGCTATGGCTTATCGAATCTACTGGgaataaaatgacaaaaattcACTTTGAATGGTTGGTGACCCTTTTCTGTGGCACTTAATACCATTTCTATACCTTATTTTGAAAGAGACCACAATTAGCTTTATTTTGATACCAAAATAAGCCCAGTTGAAAAATAAGCGAAACAGGAGGTTTCTTCTAAACTGACGCAGAAATTGCATTAGCCTAAATCGTGCaaaattgaaattttcaaaaaattctcCTGCACCCAATTTTGGACcaaaaaaatctaaaaaaaataatttgaggTTATCTTATAGCTATCtacacataatttttttttttttgaagaaaatctgAGTCGTGAGAGCACGGTCAAGTATTAAAATCAGGTGATTTGGCATGGAATGACCAGGAAACTAAAGTTTCAAGGGGGAAGaagaatgagtgtgtgtgtgtgtgtgtgtgtgtgtggtgacatAGCCTGCAATGAATTTCTAGATTTTGATTCCTTCAAGCCACATCACGTCACAATGATAGGGTACGAGACATATTCCCATATTCCGATCTCTGCAACCCTGCCTCCAGCATTGACAGTGTTCGCTTCTGAACTGCCTCCGTACGGCCTCCGTTAATCCTCAAGTGTTTGGCATTAAAAATACATCTATTTTTGAAGCCTTCATTTCCTCTCATCTATTTCTCCTTTAAGCGCCTGGCTTGCAACAGGTGAAGCTAAAAATAACTCGCCTTAATGAGGGCGGGGAGTGTCTCTCCTCTTCCGTTGGAAAAATGAAATGCATACAAACAGAATGTCCAGCATGAAGTCAGAAAGGAGAGGATCCCTGTATCTCCAATTCAGACATTCCTCCTAACTTTCAGTACACCAGTTCATGCGTATTTTCATTGCCGCTCCAGTCACCAAATGTGCAATGTAATCTCTCTCTACGGTTGTGTTTCTGACAAACAGGGCCGGTGAAAACAGGCAAGTCCAGGTCCCTCTCCCATTAAATAACATGCACAGTTTAACAAaggtttggatggccacctgccatggatgatCTGGCCGAGATTTCTGCAgcgcagggtgttggactagatgatggtctcttccaactccgcAATTCTATGATCCTTGTGATTCTAAAGGTACAGGACTTCACTCTTCTACAGAGGGTCACTCTATAAAGTGTTTTAAACCAACGACCCACAAGAGGGCGTGCTGAAGTTAATTTAATGGCTTGGAGGCGTGTAGTGAGAAATTGGCAGCCAGAACGGCAGAtgatctgggcaggaaattgaattaAATTGCAAACACTGCAAACTCTGTACAAAATAGCTACATAAACAAAATGCTGTCACGGTCACACAAAATGCACAGTTTATGTTCACTGACTCTATGCTATATTGCTCTTGCACAagctcatggtctcttccaactccgcAATTCTATGATCCTTGTGATTCTAAAGGTACAGGACTTCACTCTTCTACAGAGGGTCACTCTATAAAGTGTTTTAAACCAACGACCCACAAGAGGGCGTGCTGAAGTTAATTTAACGGCTTGGAGGCGTGTAGTGAGAAATTGGCAGCCAGAACGGCAGAcgatctgggcaggaaattgaattaAATTACAAACACTGGAAACTCTGTACAAAATAGCTGCATAAACAAAATGCTGTCACGGTCACACAAAATGCACAGTTTATGTTCACTGACTCTATGCTATATTGCTCTTGCACAGCGCTTAGAAACTACAATAATAAGCAATAGATATATTGCTAATCCATCCACCCATGCTATTACTGGCACAGCACCTATGAATTTGAATGGAAATAGTTTCCTGGCAGCCTCCAGCTCTCCTTTCATGAGCTCTTGTGTGGACAAAGAACTTAGCTCA includes:
- the HJV gene encoding hemojuvelin; translated protein: MGRLACSMRPGRLTNAGFIIKALFLLLLCRHAYSHCKILRCNSEYVAATLNLRGPNKHASYCNTLRSYSRCTRRTARTCRGDLAYHSAVHGIEDLMIQNKCSKEGPTSPRRPPAPPPAHQGLEPPEICDYEKSFSRKHNRPPTYQHCATFGDPHVRTFSDEFHTCRVEGSWPLLDNNYLFAQATSYPVLKGSNATATSKLTIIFKNMKECIDQKVYQAEIDNLPAAFEDGSTNGGEKPGGKSLSIHERTPGQHVEILATYIGTTIAVRQSGRQLSFSIRAAEDVVRSFTEEQDLQLCVGGCPPSQRISQTECCCSNGAIPAQKAQLLCKEKLPVEDVYFQSCVFDVVTSGDVNFTLAAHAALEDAKVFHPDAKKHHLFQSDAACVSHCSAFLLTIMLVFSALQLHF